The Caulifigura coniformis genome includes a region encoding these proteins:
- a CDS encoding WD40 repeat domain-containing protein, whose protein sequence is MPTPNAAAARSTAGNTPPALATIDTAKLPKPSADQIARWQSRPGQPLQLLASRDGTQTGFISFLEVLPDGKHYLVGGTGLSLSSVASDKVEHTFLEARTAEDERLTAFAVAPGGEWCAAGNKGGILKVFSITDRKEIASVKTGQHSISHLAISTDGKEIATVAYTKDIEIWAAPELKAIRKFSVDTREVKQLTYIGPQLLIAAGESMSSWNTADGSRVTTYPAGRYENVSGVSFGGKELLFANDKGLQRWDLGTNALAGAYPGNYARNEETRFSPNGGQFASLNGEAIRIWDAESGQLQQVIDVAGHAATDISWMPGQSLLLVASDNGRVRLWGTEEAAKSLGMTPLPKPAESAMPGPAEPASVDQLLRTLDVRLLPKLPHATKADASFNSLNYSATAGVDETKLFYRYLFGQQQWKETTEAATPDMLRFVKNGNMALLSVYPSGAAETYVSLTFLGNYDIRQTPRLKDLMQKETYSGDSTVLYTVKADLLQIETELLPLLHGAGWTTVARLNSRQSEESDARQMEFVKNGAVLSVFVRPEKDQPGIYNVQYSASLNLHALPIPPDSGLVEWDNYLEPQLVANTSMSLKQAAEFYDTAMAKQGWTQQTTGRRIDEEHGVCYLPYTSGQRDVTIGLRKLSDGSTRVRAGKFSRESWQPVEDDERPSAGSKTEEKKPESASEGIEAVDVPTPQIAGAIKYDQNRPSVTYPFQGEVPLKLVTEEFRKAMTDRGWEANDFGTPIEKSASLLFKKGEQVVYFNGRIDPLGAGSVTVEGKGLLWNKKPVPTTRMSFVTWLRDNRHPASLKRLEEYKTIMQKLPAAGS, encoded by the coding sequence ATGCCGACACCCAATGCGGCCGCAGCCCGGTCGACTGCCGGAAACACCCCTCCGGCGTTGGCGACGATCGACACCGCGAAGTTGCCCAAGCCATCCGCGGATCAGATCGCTCGCTGGCAGTCACGCCCCGGCCAACCCTTGCAACTCCTCGCCTCCCGCGACGGAACTCAAACCGGATTCATTTCGTTTCTCGAAGTGCTCCCGGATGGCAAGCACTACCTCGTCGGCGGCACGGGCCTGTCACTCAGCTCAGTCGCCAGCGACAAGGTGGAACACACATTCCTCGAAGCCAGGACCGCGGAAGACGAGCGGCTCACAGCGTTTGCCGTTGCACCCGGAGGAGAATGGTGCGCCGCGGGCAACAAGGGCGGCATCCTGAAAGTCTTCAGCATCACCGATCGCAAAGAGATCGCCTCGGTCAAGACAGGCCAGCACAGCATCTCTCACCTGGCCATCTCCACAGATGGAAAAGAGATCGCCACGGTTGCGTACACGAAGGACATCGAGATCTGGGCCGCACCGGAGCTCAAAGCGATTCGCAAGTTCAGTGTCGACACCCGCGAAGTGAAGCAGCTCACATACATCGGCCCGCAACTGCTCATTGCCGCGGGCGAGTCGATGTCGTCGTGGAACACTGCCGATGGGTCGCGCGTGACGACCTACCCGGCCGGCCGTTATGAGAACGTGAGCGGCGTGTCGTTCGGCGGAAAGGAGCTCCTGTTCGCCAACGACAAAGGCCTGCAGCGTTGGGATCTTGGAACCAACGCCCTGGCTGGAGCCTATCCGGGCAACTACGCGCGCAATGAAGAGACTCGATTCTCGCCGAACGGCGGGCAGTTCGCGTCGCTGAATGGGGAGGCGATTCGCATCTGGGACGCGGAATCCGGGCAGCTGCAGCAGGTGATCGATGTCGCCGGTCATGCGGCCACAGACATCAGCTGGATGCCCGGCCAATCTCTGCTGCTGGTGGCCTCCGACAATGGGCGTGTCCGTCTCTGGGGCACCGAAGAGGCCGCGAAATCGCTCGGAATGACGCCGCTGCCGAAGCCCGCGGAATCGGCAATGCCCGGACCGGCGGAGCCGGCCAGTGTGGATCAGCTTCTCCGGACGCTCGATGTGCGCCTGCTGCCGAAACTTCCGCATGCCACAAAGGCCGACGCCAGCTTCAACTCGCTCAACTATTCCGCAACTGCAGGCGTCGACGAAACAAAACTCTTTTATCGATACCTCTTCGGCCAGCAGCAGTGGAAAGAAACGACAGAGGCCGCGACGCCCGACATGCTTCGCTTCGTCAAGAACGGCAACATGGCCCTGCTGTCCGTCTATCCCTCCGGGGCGGCCGAGACGTATGTCTCACTGACGTTTCTCGGCAACTACGACATCCGTCAGACGCCGAGGCTGAAGGACCTGATGCAGAAGGAGACGTATTCAGGGGACAGCACGGTGCTTTACACGGTCAAGGCGGACCTCCTGCAGATTGAAACCGAGCTCCTCCCGCTCCTGCATGGAGCTGGCTGGACGACCGTGGCGCGACTCAACTCGCGCCAGAGTGAAGAGTCTGACGCGCGGCAGATGGAGTTCGTCAAGAACGGCGCCGTGTTGAGCGTGTTTGTGCGGCCCGAGAAGGATCAGCCGGGAATCTACAACGTCCAGTACTCCGCCTCGCTGAACCTGCATGCGCTTCCGATTCCGCCCGATTCAGGCCTGGTTGAGTGGGACAACTACCTCGAGCCCCAGCTTGTCGCGAACACCTCGATGAGCCTCAAGCAGGCCGCCGAGTTTTACGACACAGCTATGGCGAAGCAGGGATGGACGCAGCAGACCACCGGCCGCCGGATCGATGAAGAGCACGGGGTCTGTTACCTGCCTTACACAAGTGGCCAGCGCGACGTCACGATCGGCCTGCGAAAGTTGTCCGACGGCTCGACTCGCGTGCGTGCGGGCAAGTTCAGCCGCGAGTCGTGGCAACCGGTGGAAGACGACGAGAGACCATCGGCAGGATCAAAGACCGAAGAGAAGAAACCGGAATCGGCCAGTGAAGGAATCGAAGCGGTGGACGTCCCGACGCCTCAAATTGCCGGGGCGATCAAGTATGACCAGAATCGCCCGTCGGTGACGTATCCATTCCAAGGCGAGGTCCCGCTGAAGCTGGTGACTGAGGAATTCCGGAAAGCGATGACCGACCGGGGCTGGGAAGCGAACGACTTCGGAACGCCCATCGAGAAGTCGGCTTCCCTGTTGTTCAAGAAGGGGGAACAGGTTGTCTACTTCAACGGACGGATTGATCCGCTCGGTGCGGGAAGCGTGACGGTCGAAGGGAAGGGGCTCTTGTGGAATAAGAAGCCAGTCCCGACGACGCGGATGTCGTTCGTGACCTGGCTCCGGGACAACCGGCATCCCGCATCGCTGAAGCGCCTGGAGGAATACAAGACGATCATGCAGAAGCTGCCGGCTGCCGGGAGCTGA
- a CDS encoding sulfatase family protein — MSHTITVFVALACALPLAVSASAEDAKRDSAGPRPNILLIVSEDNGPDLGCYGSGKVKSPNLDRLAESGMLFENAFVTYAVCSPSRSTILTGLYPFQNGQIGLATHGYRMFDHIVDTLPAVLKRAGYRTGCLGKIHVNPVSAIPFDFHPIKADNFGKKGLERYADEAVRFVKDGDSPFFLMVNFPDAHFPVHKQVEGRPAQPLDGGDVQGALPYVGANSERLREFTANYFNCMMRLDEAVGLLMKGLEATGRLDNTLIIYLGDHGAQFPRSKCTSYEAGLRVPMMMSWKGHIAPSQRNSSLISSIDLFPTILDAAGIEPSSGLPGISLLPFISGEKKPWTREYVFSAAEGSTPFWHYPKRTVRNGRYKLILNLLGGTENPIYAAYEGRKGHFSGGATQSEIDAAPQEFRTAYETWKRPPMEELYDLQSDPCELHNLAADARHRATLDQLKGVLAEWRVQSGDPFLDDAKAARYAAECREILERYPNRDYAKDPEFRWKYPDDFSR, encoded by the coding sequence ATGTCACACACGATCACCGTCTTCGTCGCTCTTGCCTGTGCCCTGCCCCTCGCCGTATCAGCGAGCGCAGAAGATGCGAAGCGGGACTCGGCCGGTCCGCGTCCCAACATCCTGCTCATCGTCTCGGAAGACAATGGGCCTGATCTCGGCTGCTACGGGTCCGGGAAGGTGAAGAGCCCGAATCTCGATCGACTGGCCGAATCGGGAATGCTGTTTGAGAACGCGTTCGTGACGTACGCCGTCTGCAGCCCGTCCCGCAGCACGATCCTGACAGGGCTGTATCCGTTCCAGAATGGGCAGATCGGCCTGGCGACGCATGGGTACCGGATGTTCGACCACATCGTCGACACGCTGCCGGCCGTACTCAAGCGGGCCGGCTACCGGACGGGATGCCTGGGGAAGATCCATGTAAACCCCGTGTCGGCAATCCCGTTCGACTTTCATCCCATCAAGGCGGACAACTTCGGCAAGAAGGGCCTGGAGCGTTATGCCGACGAGGCAGTGCGGTTCGTGAAGGACGGTGACTCCCCGTTCTTCCTGATGGTGAATTTCCCCGACGCCCATTTCCCGGTCCACAAGCAGGTCGAAGGCCGGCCTGCTCAGCCTCTCGACGGCGGGGATGTGCAGGGAGCACTTCCGTATGTGGGAGCCAACAGCGAGCGGCTGCGCGAGTTCACTGCGAACTATTTCAATTGCATGATGCGACTCGATGAGGCGGTCGGTCTGCTGATGAAGGGCCTCGAAGCCACTGGCCGGCTCGACAACACGCTGATCATCTACCTCGGCGATCACGGAGCCCAGTTTCCGCGATCGAAATGCACCAGTTACGAAGCAGGGCTGCGGGTTCCGATGATGATGTCCTGGAAAGGGCACATCGCGCCGTCGCAGAGGAACAGCAGCCTCATCTCCTCCATCGACCTGTTCCCCACGATCCTGGACGCAGCCGGGATCGAACCGAGTTCTGGCCTGCCAGGGATTTCACTGCTGCCATTCATCAGCGGTGAGAAGAAGCCATGGACCCGCGAGTACGTATTCTCCGCGGCCGAGGGTTCGACGCCGTTCTGGCATTATCCAAAGCGGACCGTCCGAAACGGGCGGTACAAGCTGATCCTGAATCTCCTCGGAGGGACTGAGAACCCGATCTACGCAGCTTACGAAGGCCGGAAAGGCCACTTCTCCGGGGGAGCGACCCAGTCGGAAATCGATGCGGCCCCCCAGGAGTTCAGGACGGCCTACGAGACCTGGAAGCGCCCGCCGATGGAGGAACTCTATGATCTCCAGAGTGATCCCTGTGAACTGCACAACCTGGCTGCAGACGCGCGGCACCGGGCCACGCTCGATCAGCTGAAAGGCGTTCTCGCTGAGTGGCGAGTGCAGTCCGGAGATCCATTCCTCGACGATGCCAAGGCCGCGCGCTACGCGGCCGAGTGCCGGGAGATCCTCGAACGCTACCCGAACCGCGACTATGCGAAAGATCCAGAATTCCGCTGGAAGTACCCGGACGATTTCTCAAGGTGA
- a CDS encoding VOC family protein, giving the protein MATPAKNTICLWYERGAEEAAQFYARTFPNSSVGAAHRAPDDYPSGKKGDVLTVEFTVMGIPCIGLNGGQGPKHSDAFSFQVSTADQAETDRYWEAIVGNGGEESMCGWCKDKWGISWQISPSALIKAVTSPDTAAAQRAFNAMMGMKKIDIATIEAAFRG; this is encoded by the coding sequence ATGGCGACACCGGCAAAGAACACGATCTGTCTCTGGTACGAACGTGGGGCCGAGGAGGCAGCCCAGTTCTATGCCCGGACATTTCCCAATTCGTCAGTCGGCGCTGCGCACCGCGCGCCGGACGATTATCCCTCCGGCAAGAAGGGCGATGTCCTGACCGTCGAGTTCACCGTCATGGGCATCCCGTGCATTGGCCTCAATGGCGGCCAGGGGCCGAAGCACAGCGACGCGTTCTCGTTCCAGGTGTCGACCGCGGACCAGGCGGAGACGGATCGCTACTGGGAAGCGATCGTGGGCAATGGTGGTGAGGAGAGCATGTGCGGCTGGTGCAAAGACAAGTGGGGCATTTCGTGGCAGATCTCGCCGAGCGCCCTGATCAAGGCGGTCACCAGCCCGGATACCGCTGCCGCCCAGCGCGCGTTCAATGCGATGATGGGGATGAAGAAGATCGACATTGCGACGATCGAAGCGGCCTTTCGCGGCTGA
- a CDS encoding universal stress protein → MSCTSTESRATTRPLHSIRVSPPQFHHGASLDDAVARRLDSIVVPLDGSEFSEHAIPFAAALARRANAVLKLVRAWTPTESAMLHPGSGVFDLIEGRRRTEARLSLDNVQRRFGARMAEVTVVSHLVQASSIPEALSRVARTSDLVVMATHGRGWLGRLIHGSVGRDLLHERKRPIVYLRGYDSPVDFSADPVPRHVTIGLDGRKASEQVLEMSGIIARISCAKATILHVDDPGEPDERFAHSSPEAYLRWAGRTFTATAPEVETQIVRDAANPARGILSFVDDSESDLIAVTSRSARPSLTSTTENLIRRSRVPVLVVRE, encoded by the coding sequence ATGTCATGCACGTCAACTGAATCACGAGCCACAACTCGTCCCCTCCATTCCATTCGCGTGTCGCCCCCACAGTTTCATCACGGGGCGTCACTCGACGATGCAGTCGCCAGGCGACTCGACAGCATCGTTGTTCCTCTGGATGGGTCCGAGTTCTCCGAGCATGCGATCCCGTTTGCGGCGGCGCTTGCCAGGCGCGCGAACGCCGTCCTGAAACTGGTCCGGGCCTGGACGCCAACTGAGTCCGCAATGCTGCACCCTGGATCAGGAGTTTTTGACCTGATCGAAGGACGACGACGCACGGAGGCCCGACTCTCTCTCGACAATGTGCAGCGGCGGTTCGGCGCCCGAATGGCGGAGGTGACGGTGGTCAGTCACCTGGTGCAGGCATCCAGCATTCCTGAAGCCTTGTCGCGAGTTGCCAGGACTTCCGATCTGGTGGTCATGGCGACGCACGGGCGCGGATGGCTCGGCCGGTTGATTCACGGGAGTGTCGGACGAGATCTGCTCCACGAACGTAAGCGTCCGATCGTTTACCTGCGCGGCTACGACTCGCCGGTCGACTTCTCGGCCGATCCTGTTCCGCGACATGTGACTATCGGTCTGGATGGACGAAAGGCATCGGAACAGGTTCTGGAGATGTCCGGCATCATTGCCAGGATCTCTTGCGCCAAGGCGACAATCCTGCATGTCGATGACCCCGGCGAGCCTGATGAGCGATTTGCGCACAGTAGCCCGGAGGCCTACCTGCGTTGGGCAGGTCGGACCTTCACGGCCACGGCGCCCGAGGTTGAGACGCAGATTGTTCGAGATGCGGCGAATCCGGCGAGAGGAATCCTCTCGTTTGTTGACGACTCCGAAAGTGATCTGATCGCTGTGACCAGTCGATCTGCCAGGCCTTCCCTCACCAGCACGACCGAGAACCTGATCCGCCGGAGTCGCGTCCCGGTTCTTGTCGTGCGCGAGTAA
- a CDS encoding DUF3592 domain-containing protein: MGVFIPFISIFYIAGFVILGWVVRGAYQSTQAATWPTAAGTITSLEVDDVSDSDGTAYEVKVHYSYSVAGTDYEGSRLAFGYGASSGWKAAQQIRERLQQAREVAVRYDPADPSVSCLSYGFHRTLQCVLAFGITWLLFVIGFTLMFWLFSRPDTVLLNNLLVQ, translated from the coding sequence GTGGGCGTCTTCATTCCGTTCATCAGCATCTTTTACATCGCAGGCTTCGTGATCCTGGGTTGGGTCGTCAGAGGGGCCTACCAGTCAACGCAGGCGGCCACCTGGCCTACAGCAGCGGGAACGATCACCAGCCTCGAGGTCGACGACGTATCGGACAGTGACGGGACGGCGTACGAGGTGAAGGTCCACTACTCGTACTCGGTCGCCGGAACGGACTACGAGGGCTCGAGACTGGCGTTCGGTTATGGCGCGAGCAGCGGTTGGAAGGCGGCGCAGCAGATCCGGGAGCGACTCCAACAGGCCAGGGAAGTTGCGGTTCGCTACGACCCGGCGGATCCCTCCGTTTCCTGCCTCTCGTACGGCTTTCATCGAACGCTTCAGTGCGTCCTTGCGTTTGGAATCACGTGGCTGTTGTTTGTCATCGGATTCACGCTGATGTTCTGGCTGTTCTCGCGCCCGGACACGGTCCTGCTGAACAACCTGCTGGTGCAGTAA
- a CDS encoding vitamin K epoxide reductase family protein produces MTQPTGLIVDVESSQPLAASAAKGTKRLTFVRVLALVAIAVTSAQVVDHFAITAPFCGGDLGCSSVTSTGFARPLGIPLSVLGLGAFTAYLGLSLMSGRPARTVLGWASIVAGAVGIGLILVQKYQIQQYCPLCLVIDSAGILMAVTDFFFPLAVASPATGRRGPWISAAAVLAMAPAVWFQFQPDPVAPDYVRERWIDGKVNIVEVFDFDCVFCRDTHPVLKEVLAKAGDDIHFVRIPLAMDPNGLSKQAGQIYLAAERTGTGEQVADKLMEGEQLTQELITAAGGSEATANEAIGAEIDRANAAYHASSHKGLPQIWVNNLLLIGASEKGRIEAAIGKARSKVETQQAKQQASEPTR; encoded by the coding sequence ATGACCCAGCCGACGGGACTCATTGTGGACGTTGAATCTTCCCAGCCGCTTGCGGCGTCTGCCGCCAAGGGGACAAAGCGGTTGACCTTTGTTCGCGTTCTCGCACTCGTAGCCATCGCTGTCACGAGTGCGCAGGTCGTCGATCACTTCGCGATCACGGCCCCGTTCTGCGGCGGCGACCTGGGCTGCTCGAGCGTCACGTCGACCGGCTTCGCCAGGCCGCTGGGCATCCCACTTTCGGTGCTCGGGCTGGGAGCATTTACGGCCTATCTCGGCCTGAGCCTGATGTCGGGCCGACCGGCCCGGACGGTTCTGGGGTGGGCTTCGATTGTGGCCGGAGCCGTCGGCATCGGGTTGATTCTCGTCCAGAAGTATCAGATCCAGCAGTATTGCCCGTTGTGCCTGGTGATCGACTCGGCCGGCATCCTGATGGCGGTGACCGACTTCTTCTTTCCGCTCGCGGTGGCGTCGCCGGCAACAGGCCGCCGCGGTCCGTGGATCAGCGCGGCGGCGGTCCTGGCGATGGCTCCGGCGGTGTGGTTCCAGTTCCAGCCCGATCCCGTGGCGCCGGATTATGTGCGAGAGCGATGGATCGATGGGAAGGTGAATATTGTCGAAGTGTTCGACTTTGACTGTGTGTTCTGCCGCGACACGCATCCGGTGCTGAAAGAAGTTCTTGCAAAGGCAGGCGACGACATTCATTTCGTCCGCATCCCGCTGGCGATGGATCCCAACGGGCTCAGCAAGCAGGCAGGCCAGATCTACCTGGCGGCCGAACGCACAGGAACCGGCGAACAGGTGGCCGATAAGCTCATGGAAGGGGAGCAACTGACGCAGGAACTGATCACGGCGGCCGGCGGCTCGGAGGCGACTGCGAACGAAGCGATCGGCGCGGAGATCGATCGCGCCAACGCGGCCTATCACGCATCCAGCCACAAGGGACTGCCTCAGATCTGGGTCAACAACCTGCTCTTGATCGGCGCGAGCGAGAAGGGCCGGATCGAAGCGGCGATCGGAAAGGCGCGGTCCAAGGTCGAAACGCAGCAGGCCAAACAACAGGCCAGTGAGCCAACTCGCTGA
- a CDS encoding arylsulfatase, translating into MRSRFLLAVSLVAVGLGLGGVDMPGDGNGLFAQSTAQTASPASDGTQLPKPDPAFKGKIGVTFKDSTPDYPLPVKAPQGAPNVLVILLDDVGFGMCSTFGGPVPTPHMQKLADNGLKYNRFHTTALCSPTRAALLAGRNHHSVATGVIIEMGTGYPGYTGLIPENAALVSQTLRDNGYATGMFGKWHNTAEPDISPAGPFNRWPTGLGFDYFYGFNQGETNQYYPTLYRNTSWVPQPKSPEEGYHFTADMTDEAIRWTQNIRAASPTKPWFVYFSTSGVHAPHQPPRDYLAKYKGKFDHGWDKQRELTHAKQLADKVIPQGTKLTPRPSEIPSWDSRSADEKKVYTRLMENYAAYMDYTDAEVGRYVESLRASGELDNTLVMYIVGDNGASAEGGLEGTFSEIASLIGLQLGLESTIKRIDEIGGPTSEPHVPVGWAWAMDAPFQWTKQVASHFGGTRNPMVVHWPKGIKAKGELRTQFHHVIDVVPTILDCCSIPEPKLVNGIPQKPIEGVSMRYTFDDEKATSRRTTQYFELATNRAIYHDGWVACARTGLPWVTLGKDLALMQAAPWELYNIENDFSQSDDLAAKEPEKIKALQARLIEEAKKYDVLPLDPRFSERFDPKLREAGDPPTAWTYFGTSVWLPEPIGPQLFPRAHTITAALEIPKGGAEGVVTCAGSFSAGWSIYLKEKKPYFRYTAFDVADVTIPGTVEIPEGKVELKTEFTPDPKSKTNGGTLKMFVNGKPAGESKLERTFFRHGLEPFEVGRDSITPVDPAYKDKGVFAFTGAINKVVFKLTRE; encoded by the coding sequence ATGCGTTCGCGATTTCTGCTCGCTGTCTCATTGGTTGCAGTCGGCCTTGGACTCGGCGGGGTCGACATGCCCGGCGACGGGAACGGGTTGTTCGCTCAGTCGACAGCTCAAACCGCGTCCCCCGCATCCGACGGCACCCAACTCCCTAAGCCCGATCCGGCCTTCAAGGGGAAAATCGGCGTGACGTTCAAGGACTCGACGCCCGACTACCCGTTGCCGGTGAAGGCGCCCCAGGGCGCTCCCAACGTCCTCGTCATCCTGCTGGATGACGTCGGATTCGGAATGTGCTCGACCTTCGGCGGCCCGGTCCCCACGCCCCACATGCAGAAGCTCGCCGACAACGGGCTGAAGTACAACCGGTTCCACACGACAGCCCTTTGCAGCCCCACTCGTGCCGCATTGCTGGCCGGGCGGAATCATCACAGCGTCGCAACCGGCGTCATCATCGAGATGGGCACCGGCTACCCTGGCTACACGGGGCTCATTCCCGAGAACGCCGCACTCGTCTCTCAAACCCTTCGCGACAACGGCTACGCCACCGGCATGTTCGGCAAGTGGCACAACACCGCCGAGCCCGACATCTCCCCCGCGGGCCCGTTCAACCGTTGGCCGACCGGACTGGGATTCGACTACTTCTACGGCTTCAACCAGGGCGAGACGAACCAGTACTACCCCACGCTCTACCGCAATACGTCGTGGGTGCCGCAGCCGAAGTCGCCGGAAGAGGGCTACCACTTCACCGCCGATATGACCGATGAGGCCATCCGGTGGACCCAGAATATTCGTGCGGCCAGCCCCACCAAGCCCTGGTTCGTCTACTTCAGCACCTCCGGAGTTCACGCCCCGCATCAGCCGCCGAGAGACTATCTCGCGAAATACAAAGGCAAGTTCGACCACGGCTGGGATAAGCAGCGCGAGCTGACCCACGCGAAGCAGCTCGCCGACAAGGTCATCCCCCAGGGAACGAAGCTCACCCCCCGCCCGAGCGAGATCCCGTCATGGGACTCGCGCTCGGCCGATGAGAAGAAAGTCTACACGCGGCTCATGGAGAACTATGCCGCCTACATGGACTACACCGATGCCGAAGTCGGCCGCTACGTCGAAAGCCTCCGCGCATCCGGCGAACTCGACAACACGCTCGTCATGTACATCGTCGGCGACAACGGCGCGAGCGCCGAGGGCGGGCTCGAAGGCACCTTCAGCGAGATCGCCAGCCTCATCGGCCTGCAGCTCGGCCTCGAGAGCACCATCAAGCGCATCGATGAGATCGGCGGGCCGACCAGCGAGCCGCATGTGCCGGTTGGCTGGGCTTGGGCGATGGATGCACCATTCCAGTGGACGAAGCAGGTCGCGAGCCACTTCGGCGGTACGCGAAACCCGATGGTCGTCCACTGGCCGAAAGGCATCAAAGCCAAGGGCGAGCTGCGGACGCAGTTCCACCATGTGATCGACGTGGTGCCGACGATTCTCGATTGCTGCAGCATTCCGGAGCCGAAGCTCGTCAACGGCATTCCGCAAAAGCCGATCGAAGGCGTCTCGATGCGCTACACCTTCGACGATGAGAAGGCGACGAGCCGGCGCACGACGCAATACTTCGAGCTCGCAACCAACCGGGCCATCTATCACGACGGCTGGGTCGCCTGCGCCCGCACCGGACTTCCGTGGGTCACCCTCGGGAAAGACCTGGCCCTCATGCAGGCCGCCCCGTGGGAGCTTTACAACATCGAGAACGACTTCAGTCAGTCCGATGATCTCGCCGCGAAGGAGCCGGAGAAGATCAAGGCGCTGCAGGCCAGGCTCATCGAAGAAGCGAAGAAGTACGATGTGCTCCCGCTCGATCCGCGGTTCAGCGAGCGCTTCGACCCCAAGCTCCGCGAGGCAGGAGACCCGCCGACCGCGTGGACCTACTTCGGCACCAGCGTCTGGCTTCCCGAACCGATCGGCCCGCAGCTCTTCCCCCGCGCCCATACGATCACCGCCGCGCTCGAGATCCCGAAAGGTGGCGCCGAAGGCGTCGTCACGTGCGCAGGATCATTCTCGGCCGGATGGTCGATTTACCTGAAGGAGAAGAAGCCGTACTTCCGCTACACGGCCTTCGATGTCGCCGACGTGACCATCCCCGGCACCGTCGAGATTCCCGAAGGAAAGGTCGAACTGAAGACCGAGTTCACTCCCGACCCGAAGTCGAAAACCAACGGTGGGACCCTGAAGATGTTCGTCAACGGCAAGCCCGCCGGCGAATCGAAGCTCGAACGCACCTTCTTCCGGCACGGGCTCGAACCGTTCGAGGTCGGCCGCGACTCGATCACGCCCGTGGACCCGGCCTACAAGGACAAGGGCGTGTTCGCCTTCACCGGCGCGATCAACAAGGTCGTGTTCAAGCTGACCAGGGAGTGA
- a CDS encoding nucleoside deaminase, giving the protein MFSEVEMKHLRRCVELATEALEAGDEPFGSVLVGADGTVLAEDRNRVASGDRTRHPEFELARWAARNMSPGERSAATVFTSGEHCPMCAAAHGWVGLGRIVYVSSSQQLVSWLAELGVPASPVSPLPIRAVVPGLLVEGPVPVLADQVRELHRRFAQSGHPRHSRS; this is encoded by the coding sequence ATGTTCAGCGAAGTCGAAATGAAGCACCTCCGCCGCTGTGTCGAACTGGCGACGGAGGCCCTGGAGGCGGGCGACGAGCCGTTCGGCTCGGTACTCGTTGGCGCGGACGGGACCGTCCTCGCCGAGGATCGCAACCGCGTTGCCTCAGGCGACCGTACCCGCCATCCGGAGTTCGAGCTGGCGCGATGGGCGGCCAGGAACATGTCCCCCGGGGAACGATCGGCCGCGACCGTCTTCACCTCGGGTGAGCATTGCCCGATGTGCGCCGCCGCGCACGGCTGGGTCGGTTTGGGCCGAATCGTGTATGTGAGCTCCTCCCAACAACTGGTCTCCTGGCTCGCCGAGCTGGGGGTTCCCGCATCTCCGGTGAGTCCTCTGCCGATTCGAGCCGTTGTCCCTGGCCTCCTGGTGGAGGGGCCAGTTCCCGTCCTCGCAGACCAGGTCCGCGAACTCCATCGCCGGTTCGCTCAATCAGGACACCCGAGGCATTCGCGGTCGTGA
- a CDS encoding YciI family protein, with protein MPQFLVAIHLPDDFDQPAAEADAEMGRAIDVLNEEMIAAGVRVFVGGLHPARRAKSLRAKSGKVLVTDGPYIETKEHIGGFWVLDVADLEAALGWGRKAVIACRAPVEVREFQ; from the coding sequence ATGCCTCAATTTCTGGTTGCCATTCACCTTCCCGACGACTTTGACCAGCCGGCCGCCGAAGCGGATGCCGAGATGGGTCGCGCGATCGACGTGCTCAATGAAGAGATGATCGCTGCCGGCGTCCGAGTATTTGTGGGGGGGCTGCACCCCGCCCGCCGGGCGAAGTCGCTGCGGGCAAAAAGCGGAAAGGTGCTGGTCACCGACGGGCCGTACATCGAGACCAAGGAGCACATCGGCGGTTTCTGGGTGCTGGACGTTGCTGACCTGGAGGCGGCGCTGGGGTGGGGGCGGAAGGCGGTGATCGCGTGTCGGGCGCCGGTTGAGGTCCGCGAGTTTCAGTGA
- a CDS encoding YciI family protein yields MQVMVLGKATRETEAGALPSERAWEEMERFHEELIKAGILVGGAGLKPSSAGVRVGYSGEGTTVTNGPFPETRELVAGYSIWEVTSIDEAIAWARRFPMPEGSEVEIRPIFMYSAEEVSEIMGQTQ; encoded by the coding sequence ATGCAGGTCATGGTATTGGGCAAGGCCACGCGAGAGACGGAAGCGGGGGCCTTGCCTTCCGAGCGTGCCTGGGAGGAAATGGAGCGGTTCCACGAGGAACTGATCAAGGCGGGGATCCTGGTCGGCGGCGCCGGCCTGAAGCCGAGTTCTGCGGGGGTTCGCGTTGGCTACTCCGGCGAAGGGACGACCGTCACGAACGGCCCGTTTCCTGAAACCCGGGAACTGGTTGCCGGCTACTCGATCTGGGAGGTGACATCGATCGACGAGGCGATTGCCTGGGCCAGGCGTTTTCCGATGCCGGAAGGCTCGGAAGTCGAGATCCGCCCGATCTTCATGTACTCGGCCGAGGAAGTGAGTGAGATCATGGGCCAGACCCAATAA